One region of Trichoderma breve strain T069 chromosome 7 map unlocalized scaffold00007, whole genome shotgun sequence genomic DNA includes:
- a CDS encoding d-isomer specific 2-hydroxyacid dehydrogenase, NAD binding domain-containing protein, translating into MAGHLLMTLPFPKPEPLLKAFQGAFPDLKVTFLRHEVKPAEAFVKQDMYIPPEILREATHLMTFGVVPDPADAPNLRYIHFSVAGTDHVAHKAVFKDPKITITTSTGGPSIALAEWVMGSVLGLTRQLFQYKDLQNKRTWGSSAPPPFTLDGKKIGIVGYGSIGRQVARLAQAFSMDVVVYNSRPRLTAEDRKDRNWYQAGSGDPDGTIPSAYFHGQSRDDLHKFLSQNLDILVLALPLTPATKHLIGEEELSILNANSPALLVNVARGPVVYQEALIASLKKGAAGGGLLGAALDVTDPEPLPTESELWGLPNVFITPHISSSTTQTVMRAYKILQDNLFRQLKGEELFNVIKKGSA; encoded by the exons ATGGCGGGCCATTTGTTAATGACACTTCCTTTCCCTAAGCCGGAACCTCTTCTGAAGGCCTTTCAGGGAGCGTTTCCGGACTTGAAGGTTACGTTTTTGCGTCATGAAGTTAAGCCTGCTGAGGCCTTTGTCAAGCAGGACATGTACATCCCACCAG AAATCTTGCGTGAAGCAACACACTTGATGACTTTTGGTGTTGTTCCTGATCCTGCTGATGCTCCTAACTTGCGTTACATCCATTTCAGCGTCGCTGGAACTGATCACGTCGCTCACAAGGCGGTGTTTAAGGACCCAAAGATTACTATTACGACTTCGACGGGCGGGCCTAGCATTGCTCTCGCAGAATGGGTCATGGGATCTGTCCTTGGGTTGACTCGACAGCTGTTTCAGTATAAAGATTTGCAGAATAAGAGGACTTGGGGTAGCTCGGCGCCGCCGCCTTTTACGTTGgatgggaagaagattggTATTGTTGGATACGGATCCATTGGCCGACAAG TGGCGCGTCTCGCACAGGCTTTTAGCATGGACGTTGTTGTCTACAACTCTCGTCCGCGTCTTACAGCCGAGGATCGCAAGGACCGAAACTGGTACCAAGCTGGCTCTGGCGATCCAGATGGCACAATTCCAAGCGCTTACTTCCACGGCCAGTCCCGAGATGATCTTCACAAGTTTCTCTCCCAAAACTTGGATATTTTGGTTCTCGCCCTCCCGTTGACGCCGGCTACGAAGCACTTGATtggcgaggaagagcttTCTATCCTTAATGCCAACAGCCCTGCTCTCTTGGTCAACGTTGCGCGTGGCCCGGTCGTTTATCAAGAAGCATTGATCGCATCGCTGAAGAAGGGAGCGGCTGGCGGTGGCCTTTTGGGTGCGGCTTTGGATGTTACTGATCCGGAGCCTTTGCCTACGGAGAGTGAACTTTGGGGGTTGCCGAATGTTTTTATCACGCCGCATATTAGTTCTTCTACGACGCAGACGGTTATGCGGGCGTATAAGATTCTTCAGGATAATCTTTTTCGACAATTGAAGGGTGAAGAGTTGTTTAATGTTATTAAGAAGGGGAGTGCATGA
- a CDS encoding AAA domain-containing protein, translated as MRSGEGTARPSQTIVGQFFSLAVELMDGDVGGAQETIRLVVTEAGLSFIKDVIDRHIPMDNISTTGIRLWETEIKPLFQLVTHPRVVDSAVLEQEVASIFNYLVGVGGVRMNKLFNYVSTLFQRWPSSTTQIALIEAVELSLAVLAKMLDCNTTNIINEAFSTYAISLASLLDKPAEPEEMLPRLQAKRYLDYIGQRVQVGNQLSSLEPRVQATLTQETFILARDLPGRLSPGGPRHNNDHASIVNIKILPTYEEIMSPREEYLPVNDSSQWHIPGIRGRLDREFRLIREDTVGQLRDAVREAFGRIRGITGGIGYQTNSNNLRTYTYDSATLIDMQFDANAGLDLVVQCDQPSSVLTLSSGQRRDWWERSKRLQAGALVCIMDKSDSVMFCTVSESTMRNKDDKKHRLEKKPSDDEEPPEKAEPLTLSDHDMYLHVNLQLVEANEDDITRVLHWSKSTGPSRHRYLVEFPGILLASFKHTLDALKQMSQQPKMPFVDLLAPDNITDTEANLQPPLYARKAGFTFDIKCITHDNFEFLVSPQQRPSPKLVESRTALDLTQSAALLNTLSRELSLIQGPPGTGKSYSGEKIIKVLLANKGKTSIGPILCVCYTNHALDQLLEHLLDDEIDKVIRIGSRSKSERLQALNLRMVAQNSDRTRSEKSTLWEIQQSLGDIEDSMRGSLRQLAASDSPQAIRAFLAQTFPRHHGTLFGESEDGWEQVTRAPREVLRRWLTGGSRDSFHCRDIEILKEIRLSAMNNAERQILHRYWLNSIMAPIIRTITSLQEEHSQLIERRNRVRSDVDLRCLNQAHIIGVTTTGLAKNLALLRKLRCKVMLCEEAGEVLEAHILTALLPSIEHAILIGDHLQLRPQIQNYELQSTNPRGKQYSLDTSLFERLVEPPHLMDLRLPFSTLDTQRRMHPSISELVRSTLYPSLQDAENVMIYPKVAGMRERLFWLHHDHLEAGAASHDPLNTSHSNDFEVEMTVSLISHLVKQGEYSPDDIAVITPYLGQLHKLRRRMEHMFEICLNDRDLAELEEFEIKGSAAPSTVKAKQSSKTTLLKSVRAATVDNFQGEEAKVIIISLVRSNLQRKCGFLSTSNRINVLLSRAKHGMYIIGNSDTYYNVPMWQEVIDMLTTSGRLGTSLELQSGATYPAIRDFTVAILALEGVIRIFCIMLSFAKNLVLGLKKVAIMPVLDDVVTHVRSNALFK; from the exons ATGAG GTCCGGCGAAGGAACTGCTCGACCATCGCAGACTATTGTCGGCCAGTTCTTCAGTCTTGCTGTCGAACTcatggatggcgatgtcggCGGTGCTCAGGAGACAATCAGGCTCGTCGTCACCGAGGCTGGACTGTCCTTTATCAAGGATGTCATAGACCGGCATATTCCCATGGATAACATCTCCACCACAGGCATTCGTCTCTGGGAGACGGAGATTAAGCCACTCTTTCAGCTTGTGACTCATCCTCGCGTTGTTGATTCTGCTGTCCTGGAGCAAGAAGTGGCATCAATATTCAACTACCTCGTTGGAGTGGGAGGAGTGAGGATGAACAAGCTCTTCAACTATGTCAGCACATTGTTTCAAAGGTGGCCATCTTCCACCACGCAAATTGCTCTCATAGAGGCAGTCGAGTTGTCTCTCGCGGTGTTGGCCAAGATGTTGGATTGCAACACCACTAATATCATCAACGAAGCTTTCTCAACATACGCCATCAGCTTGGCTAGCCTCTTGGACAAACCAGCAGAACCAGAAGAGAtgcttcctcgtcttcaagCCAAAAGGTACCTTGATTACATTGGTCAACGTGTTCAAGTTGGCAATCAGCTGTCAAGCCTGGAGCCGCGAGTTCAAGCTACCTTGACCCAAGAAACTTTCATTCTGGCAAGAGATCTTCCTGGCCGCCTATCTCCTGGAGGGCCTAGACACAACAACGACCATGCAAGCATAGTCAATATCAAGATTTTGCCGACGTACGAGGAGATCATGTCACCAAGAGAGGAATATCTACCGGTAAATGACTCTTCTCAGTGGCACATCCCTGGCATCCGTGGGCGTCTAGACAGGGAATTTCGCCTGATACGAGAAGATACCGTTGGGCAGCTACGAGATGCGGTTCGCGAGGCCTTTGGACGCATACGTGGTATCACTGGCGGTATCGGTTACCAGACAAACTCCAATAACTTGCGTACATATACATATGACTCTGCCACTCTCATCGACATGCAGTTCGACGCAAACGCTGGTCTAGACTTGGTTGTTCAATGTGATCAGCCTTCTTCCGTTTTGACACTGAGCTCAGGACAGAGAAGGGATTGGTGGGAGAGATCGAAACGCCTCCAGGCCGGCGCACTAGTGTGCATCATGGATAAAAGCGACTCCGTCATGTTCTGCACCGTGTCTGAGTCCACCATGAGGAACAAAGATGACAAAAAGCACCgcctcgagaagaagccatcagATGACGAGGAGCCCCCAGAAAAGGCTGAACCCTTGACTCTTTCGGATCATGACATGTACTTGCATGTCAACTTGCAGCTTGTAGAGGCAAATGAAGACGATATTACGCGTGTTCTCCATTGGTCCAAGAGCACGGGGCCATCGCGCCATCGATATCTTGTCGAGTTTCCTGGCATCCTTCTGGCATCGTTCAAGCATACGCTTGATGCCCTTAAGCAAATGTCCCAGCAACCAAAGATGCCTTTCGTTGACCTCTTGGCGCCAGATAACATTACTGATACAGAGGCTAATCTGCAGCCACCTTTATACGCGAGAAAGGCCGGCTTCACATTCGACATCAAATGTATTACGCATGACAACTTTGAGTTTCTCGTTTCCCCTCAACAGCGGCCGAGCCCAAAACTCGTTGAATCACGAACAGCTCTAGACCTTACCCAGTCCGCTGCCCTCCTGAATACTCTGTCACGGGAATTGTCACTCATTCAAGGCCCTCCTGGTACAGGCAAGAGCTATAGCGGAGAAAAGATTATCAAAGTCTTGCTAGCAAACAAGGGAAAGACTAGTATTGGACCAATATTGTGCGTCTGTTATACGAATCACGCTTTAgaccagcttctcgagcaccttcttgatgatgagattgacaaaGTCATTCGCATCGGATCTCGATCAAAGTCAGAGAGACTACAAGCTCTCAACCTGCGAATGGTGGCCCAAAACAGCGACCGCACACGATCAGAAAAGTCGACTCTTTGGGAAATACAACAGAGTTTGGGGGATATTGAGGATAGTATGAGAGGTTCGCTCCGTCAACTGGCAGCATCAGATTCACCACAAGCTATCAGGGCATTTCTGGCACAAACATTTCCTAGGCACCACGGGACGCTGTTTGGTGAAAGCGAAGACGGATGGGAACAGGTTACTAGAGCACCTCGTGAGGTCTTGCGACGCTGGCTCACAGGTGGCTCGCGCGACAGCTTCCACTGCCGAGATATTGAGATTCTGAAAGAAATCAGACTTTCTGCTATGAACAATGCGGAGCGCCAGATTCTTCATAGATACTGGCTCAACAGTATCATGGCCCCAATCATTCGCACAATTACGAGTCTTCAGGAAGAGCACTCCCAGTTGATAGAAAGGCGGAATCGGGTGCGCAGTGATGTGGATCTGCGCTGCCTCAACCAGGCCCATATCATTGGAGTTACAACAACGGGGTTGGCCAAAAACCTGGCTCTTCTCCGAAAACTACGATGCAAGGTCATGCTTTGCGAGGAAGCTGGAGAGGTGTTGGAGGCGCACATTTTAACCGCTTTGCTGCCTTCGATCGAGCACGCTATTTTGATTGGCGACCATCTCCAATTGCGTCCACAGATTCAAAACTATGAATTGCAAAGCACAAATCCTCGGGGTAAACAGTACTCTCTGGATACGTCTTTGTTCGAGAGATTGGTCGAACCGCCGCACCTGATGGACCTACGCCTTCCCTTTAGCACATTGGACACCCAGAGGAGGATGCACCCGTCCATATCTGAACTTGTACGATCAACTTTATACCCATCTTTGCAAGATGCCGAGAACGTCATGATATATCCAAAGGTGGCTGGTATGAGAGAGCGTCTTTTTTGGCTTCACCACGACCACCTAGAAGCCGGTGCGGCCAGTCACGACCCCCTGAATACATCCCATTCCAACGATTTTGAAGTTGAGATGACCgtgtctctcatctctcaccTCGTTAAGCAAGGAGAGTATTCCCCAGATGACATTGCAGTTATTACGCCGTATCTGGGCCAGCTACATAAGCTACGGCGCCGAATGGAGCATATGTTTGAGATTTGCCTCAATGACCGCGACCTTGCAGAACTGGAAGAATTCGAAATCAAAGGCTCAGCAGCTCCGTCCACTGTAAAGGCAAAACAGTCTAGCAAAACAACACTTCTCAAGAGCGTCAGAGCTGCAACCGTTGACAACTTCCAGGGCGAAGAGGcaaaagtcatcatcatctctcttgTGCGGAGTAATTTGCAAAGGAAGTGTGGATTTCTCAGCACTTCCAACCGCATTAATGTTCTGCTCTCCCGTGCAAAACATGGCATGTACATTATTGGAAACTCGGACACTTACTATAATGTTCCCATGTGGCAGGAAGTCATTGACATGCTCACCACGAGCGGCCGATTGGGCACAAGTTTGGAGCTTCAGT CGGGTGCAACTTACCCTGCGATAAGAGACTTCACTGTGGCCATTCTTGCACTGGAAGGTGTCATTCGGATATTCTGCATAATGTTGTCTTTTGCCAAGAACCTTGTCCTCGGCCTCAAAAAGGTTGCGATCATGCCTGTCCTCGACGATGTGGTGACGCATGTCCGCTCAAATGCTCTGTTCAAATAA